A region from the Ichthyobacterium seriolicida genome encodes:
- a CDS encoding transposase produces MSFTYKAKSWHKPQQCYSKVESTGLGMNIRHFSSNLPQKDAREIYFDFYVKRGDSSENRIKEVKNMCFSDRLSNHSFLANFFRLMMSSLAYEMFLLLKQKIKKTRFEVAKKWLISSIRTYLLKVGATIKITKRRIYDQLSKSFVYKGLFREIITQ; encoded by the coding sequence ATGAGTTTTACGTACAAAGCCAAGAGTTGGCACAAGCCTCAACAGTGCTATTCTAAAGTTGAGAGTACAGGATTAGGGATGAACATAAGGCATTTTTCTAGTAATCTTCCCCAAAAGGATGCTAGAGAAATTTACTTTGACTTTTATGTGAAAAGAGGTGATTCAAGTGAAAATAGAATAAAAGAAGTTAAAAATATGTGTTTTTCTGATCGTTTGTCAAATCATAGTTTTCTTGCTAATTTTTTTCGACTTATGATGAGTAGTCTTGCCTATGAAATGTTTTTATTACTGAAACAGAAGATAAAGAAAACAAGATTTGAAGTAGCAAAAAAATGGTTAATCAGTTCGATTAGAACCTATCTTCTCAAGGTAGGAGCAACGATTAAAATTACCAAAAGGCGAATCTATGATCAGCTATCTAAATCTTTTGTTTACAAGGGTTTATTTCGGGAAATTATTACCCAGTAA
- a CDS encoding transposase, which translates to MRNKNTLFYRGKTSVELTFSSSEISSDGSLIMLEKLERDHRLIHYYSKLLPDTRDSRFITYTRKQQLKQRVYMIMLGYEDANDVNHLHNDPLFKDVLQGDLASQPTISRFENSFDKQAVFKFCDAWLYKYVSSLSDRKRIVIDVDSTDDPTHGSQQLSMFNGYYSQFMYNELFFHDGKTGQIILPVLRPGNSHSNKWYVSILKRIIIKIRESHPEMEIIIRSDSGFSCAPFLPISR; encoded by the coding sequence ATGAGGAATAAAAACACATTATTTTATAGAGGGAAAACTTCTGTTGAGTTAACTTTTTCATCATCAGAAATTAGCTCTGATGGATCTTTAATCATGCTTGAAAAACTAGAAAGAGATCATAGATTGATTCATTATTACAGTAAACTTTTGCCTGATACTCGAGACTCTAGATTTATTACTTATACCAGAAAGCAACAGTTAAAACAAAGGGTTTATATGATCATGTTAGGCTATGAAGACGCCAATGATGTTAATCATTTACATAACGATCCTTTATTCAAAGATGTTCTTCAAGGTGATTTGGCTTCTCAACCTACTATATCAAGATTTGAGAATAGCTTTGACAAACAAGCTGTTTTTAAGTTTTGTGATGCGTGGTTATACAAATATGTTTCAAGTTTATCTGATCGTAAGAGAATAGTTATTGACGTAGATTCAACTGATGATCCAACTCATGGCAGTCAACAATTGTCAATGTTTAACGGTTATTATAGTCAATTCATGTACAATGAACTATTTTTTCATGATGGAAAAACAGGACAGATTATCCTTCCTGTACTCCGCCCAGGAAATAGTCATTCTAATAAATGGTATGTGAGTATTTTAAAGCGAATAATTATCAAAATACGTGAGAGTCACCCAGAGATGGAAATAATTATTAGAAGTGATAGCGGCTTTAGTTGCGCTCCTTTTTTACCAATTAGTAGATGA